The Microbacterium sp. SORGH_AS_0862 genome has a segment encoding these proteins:
- a CDS encoding TetR/AcrR family transcriptional regulator — MGSERRTRLSPEQRRAQLVALGVAFLADRPLDDLTIEELSERAEVSRALIFHYFGSRQGLHQAVVARAGDALLEATHPREELAAVERLRDTLRRIALFVRENRGTFFSLVRGVASGDPEVRVVVDRARDANAQRLREVFAELGVPASPLLDVALRSWVAFAEEVLIELAVDDGVDIDDIVGFLERSVQGVVAAVTH, encoded by the coding sequence ATGGGGAGTGAGCGGCGCACCAGGCTGAGTCCGGAGCAGCGTCGCGCGCAGCTGGTCGCGCTCGGCGTCGCGTTCCTGGCGGACAGGCCGCTCGACGACCTGACCATCGAGGAGCTGTCGGAGCGGGCGGAGGTCTCGCGGGCGCTGATCTTCCACTACTTCGGGTCGAGGCAGGGCCTGCATCAGGCGGTGGTCGCGCGCGCGGGTGACGCACTGCTGGAGGCGACCCATCCGCGCGAGGAGCTGGCCGCAGTGGAGCGGTTGCGCGACACCCTCCGCCGCATCGCGCTGTTCGTGCGCGAGAACCGCGGCACCTTCTTCTCGCTCGTGCGCGGCGTCGCCAGCGGCGATCCCGAGGTGCGGGTGGTCGTGGACCGTGCTCGGGATGCCAACGCCCAGCGTCTGCGCGAGGTGTTCGCCGAGTTGGGAGTGCCCGCCAGCCCGCTGCTCGACGTCGCCCTGCGTTCCTGGGTCGCATTCGCCGAGGAAGTGCTGATCGAGCTGGCCGTCGATGACGGTGTCGACATCGACGACATCGTGGGCTTCCTCGAGCGCAGCGTGCAGGGTGTCGTGGCCGCCGTGACTCACTGA
- a CDS encoding tyrosine-type recombinase/integrase, producing MAGSITKYATAAGPRYRVRYRKPDKKQTDKRGFRTKKEAELFLASVTVSKATGEYIDPAQGKVTVAHLAPTWLAGKRPPALKPSSYLPLETAWRAHVEPRWGSTEIRDILPSQVQAWVSELGQKKSASVVLRALGVLAGILDMAVGDRRLPRNPARGLKNLPRKTKKTGRVYLTHDQVHTLANASAHPDLVLVLAYTGLRWGEATALRVRHVNELRRRLHVEENAVLVKWEIHVGTPKSHERRSVPYPSFLSKRIAAACAGKGPDGLLFGNGRTHMKRQGDSEGWFAVAVKRAQKIDPTIPRVTPHDLRHTAASLAISAGANVKAVQKMLGHASAAMTLDTYADLFDDDLEAVATRMQDAALRESVGKTWAKTLA from the coding sequence GTGGCCGGTTCCATCACGAAGTACGCCACCGCCGCCGGTCCTCGGTACCGCGTTCGCTATCGCAAGCCCGACAAGAAGCAGACGGACAAGCGCGGGTTCAGAACGAAGAAGGAGGCCGAGCTCTTCCTGGCGTCGGTCACCGTGTCGAAGGCGACGGGCGAGTACATCGACCCCGCTCAGGGCAAGGTCACGGTCGCACACCTTGCGCCGACGTGGCTCGCCGGAAAGCGTCCGCCCGCACTCAAGCCCTCGTCTTATCTGCCGCTCGAGACGGCATGGCGAGCGCACGTCGAACCGCGCTGGGGATCGACCGAGATCCGCGACATCCTGCCGTCCCAGGTGCAGGCATGGGTGAGCGAGCTCGGACAGAAGAAGTCCGCATCCGTCGTGCTGCGAGCGCTCGGTGTGCTGGCTGGCATCCTCGACATGGCCGTCGGCGATCGACGTCTCCCCCGCAACCCGGCGCGAGGACTCAAGAACCTGCCGCGCAAGACGAAGAAGACGGGTCGGGTCTATCTGACCCACGATCAGGTGCACACGCTCGCGAACGCATCCGCTCACCCAGACCTCGTGCTAGTGCTCGCGTACACCGGTCTGCGGTGGGGTGAGGCTACCGCGCTGCGTGTGCGGCATGTGAACGAGCTGCGGCGGCGTCTGCACGTCGAGGAGAACGCGGTGCTCGTGAAGTGGGAGATCCACGTCGGCACTCCGAAGTCACACGAGCGACGCTCCGTGCCCTACCCGTCCTTCCTAAGCAAGCGGATCGCCGCGGCCTGCGCGGGTAAGGGGCCCGACGGTCTGCTGTTCGGCAACGGTCGCACGCACATGAAGCGACAGGGCGACTCCGAAGGATGGTTCGCGGTAGCCGTCAAACGGGCGCAGAAGATCGACCCGACCATCCCGCGCGTTACCCCGCACGATCTGAGGCACACGGCGGCGTCGCTGGCAATCAGTGCTGGGGCCAACGTCAAGGCTGTGCAGAAGATGCTCGGCCACGCGTCTGCCGCGATGACCCTCGACACCTACGCCGACCTCTTCGACGACGACCTCGAAGCCGTCGCCACCCGCATGCAGGATGCAGCCCTCCGCGAGAGTGTGGGCAAAACGTGGGCAAAGACCCTCGCCTGA
- a CDS encoding DNA polymerase Y family protein, whose amino-acid sequence MPVRTLVVWIPDWPVVAFGRESGEDAAAVAVVEKNVVVACSAAARAEGVRRGQRRRDAQGACPRLQIVAMDAARDHRAFAPLVAAIERLAPHVQIIRSGLCALKARGPARYYGGEEEAANVLRAALHEAGVNDVRIGIADGPFTAEQAARAATTAEAPVRCVPPGLSGPFLAPLPATLLHDAGAETSLASLLARLGIHTLGAFAELPTDGIRDRFGEQGVRLQALAAGADSRTVTPRDVPPELDREIVFEPPVELAEQAAFGMRVAAEEFIARLDALRLVCTELRVELESERGERSERVWLHPGTFDAAAVVDRVRWQLAEQQELRSPVARVRISPEAVDDQAHHVPGLFGRGEREKVHHALSRVQAMLGHRSVLTPVIAGGRWLDERQVMVPWGDRAVAPRDASLPWPGSLPAPLPTTVFPMPRPAEVRDAEGARILVDERGALSGTPADIAVGGVRRGVLSWAGPWTVIEREWDAARRRVAHRFQIVDDAQVAWLLVHEGGRWSVEARYD is encoded by the coding sequence ATGCCCGTGCGCACTCTCGTCGTCTGGATCCCGGACTGGCCGGTGGTCGCCTTCGGACGCGAGAGCGGCGAGGATGCGGCGGCGGTCGCCGTCGTCGAGAAGAACGTCGTGGTCGCCTGCTCCGCAGCGGCCCGTGCCGAAGGGGTGCGCCGTGGCCAACGTCGTCGCGACGCGCAGGGTGCCTGTCCTCGTCTGCAGATCGTGGCGATGGATGCGGCACGAGACCATCGCGCCTTCGCGCCGCTCGTGGCGGCGATCGAACGTCTCGCGCCACACGTGCAGATCATCCGCTCGGGGCTCTGCGCGCTGAAGGCGCGGGGGCCCGCCCGCTATTACGGCGGTGAGGAGGAGGCGGCGAACGTCCTGCGTGCTGCGCTGCACGAGGCGGGCGTGAACGATGTCCGCATCGGCATCGCCGACGGCCCCTTCACCGCCGAGCAGGCAGCCCGCGCCGCGACGACCGCCGAGGCGCCGGTGCGGTGTGTGCCTCCGGGGCTCTCGGGACCGTTCCTCGCCCCCCTGCCCGCCACCCTGCTGCACGACGCCGGGGCAGAGACCTCACTCGCCTCGCTGCTGGCGCGACTGGGCATCCACACGCTGGGGGCGTTCGCCGAGCTGCCGACCGACGGCATCCGCGATCGCTTCGGCGAGCAGGGAGTGCGGCTTCAGGCGCTCGCCGCGGGAGCGGATTCCCGCACGGTGACCCCCCGAGACGTCCCGCCCGAGCTCGATCGCGAGATCGTCTTCGAGCCGCCGGTCGAACTCGCCGAGCAGGCGGCTTTCGGGATGCGGGTGGCGGCCGAGGAGTTCATCGCGCGTCTCGACGCGCTGCGGCTGGTGTGCACCGAGCTGCGCGTGGAGCTCGAGTCCGAGCGGGGAGAGCGCAGCGAACGGGTCTGGCTGCATCCGGGAACCTTCGACGCGGCGGCGGTCGTGGACCGGGTGCGCTGGCAGCTCGCCGAGCAGCAGGAGCTGCGCAGTCCCGTGGCGCGCGTGCGCATCTCGCCCGAGGCCGTCGACGATCAGGCTCACCACGTGCCGGGGCTGTTCGGCCGGGGAGAGCGCGAGAAGGTGCACCATGCGCTCTCGCGGGTGCAGGCGATGCTCGGACATCGGAGCGTTCTGACGCCGGTCATCGCCGGTGGACGCTGGCTCGACGAGCGCCAGGTGATGGTGCCCTGGGGTGACCGCGCGGTCGCCCCGCGCGACGCGTCGCTGCCGTGGCCGGGCTCGCTGCCGGCGCCGCTGCCGACCACGGTCTTCCCCATGCCCCGCCCGGCCGAGGTGCGCGATGCCGAGGGCGCCCGCATCCTCGTCGACGAGCGCGGGGCGCTGTCGGGGACGCCCGCCGACATCGCCGTCGGCGGAGTCCGGCGCGGGGTGCTCTCGTGGGCGGGGCCGTGGACCGTCATCGAACGCGAGTGGGATGCGGCCCGCCGCCGTGTGGCGCATCGGTTCCAGATCGTCGACGACGCTCAGGTCGCGTGGCTCCTCGTGCACGAGGGTGGCCGCTGGAGCGTCGAGGCGAGGTACGACTGA
- a CDS encoding helix-turn-helix transcriptional regulator produces the protein MSITSVDIFGSSESLLQPTVAAVQLMVDEGLPLRNYEFDCCTQLHCCARATRVAIVNETRWWKYVQAVAGAVQAKDIADRVGIDKSNVTRWKQGGRPAVEFVLKFARSYDRPVVEALAEGEYITDAEARIREVKTGVEDLTELELARELLAHIEARSSSNVVEGRFGVRGRAEDDRAVAKTKGRDRGGDDGEG, from the coding sequence GTGTCGATCACCAGTGTCGACATCTTCGGCTCCTCTGAATCATTGCTGCAACCGACGGTTGCGGCGGTGCAACTGATGGTAGATGAGGGTTTGCCGTTGCGCAACTACGAGTTTGATTGCTGCACTCAGTTGCACTGTTGCGCGCGCGCAACTAGAGTGGCGATCGTGAATGAGACCCGCTGGTGGAAGTACGTGCAGGCCGTTGCTGGAGCCGTGCAGGCCAAAGACATTGCCGACCGAGTTGGCATCGACAAGTCGAACGTCACGCGCTGGAAGCAGGGGGGACGCCCCGCAGTCGAGTTCGTCCTGAAGTTCGCTCGCTCTTACGATCGCCCCGTCGTCGAAGCTCTCGCTGAGGGCGAGTACATCACCGATGCCGAAGCGCGTATCCGTGAGGTGAAAACCGGCGTCGAAGACCTCACGGAACTGGAACTCGCGCGCGAGCTCCTCGCGCACATCGAAGCTCGATCGAGCAGCAACGTCGTCGAAGGTCGGTTCGGTGTCCGAGGTCGTGCGGAGGATGACCGAGCGGTCGCCAAGACCAAGGGGCGCGACCGTGGAGGGGACGACGGCGAGGGTTGA
- a CDS encoding AlpA family transcriptional regulator, producing MSVIAPQGAQVIPMRRTATAPEPIWLSPDQVCEIVPGLTPRDLEDMRSSGKGPRYSKPTPRKVVYAQADVHEWLRSKQHGTGEQP from the coding sequence ATGAGTGTCATCGCTCCGCAGGGTGCGCAGGTGATCCCGATGCGCAGGACGGCCACGGCGCCCGAGCCGATCTGGCTCTCGCCCGATCAGGTGTGCGAGATCGTTCCCGGTCTCACCCCGCGCGACCTGGAAGATATGCGCTCCTCCGGCAAGGGGCCGCGTTACTCGAAGCCCACGCCGCGCAAGGTCGTGTACGCGCAGGCGGACGTGCACGAGTGGCTGCGCTCGAAGCAGCACGGAACGGGGGAGCAGCCATGA
- a CDS encoding Fe-S cluster assembly protein HesB has protein sequence MLTLTENAASAVKTISSQIPAEGGGLRIRDTGTETGFELALAAAPEPQDAVVETSGARVFVDSGATDALDDRVLDAEVGDDGSVRFALGVRG, from the coding sequence ATGCTCACTCTGACGGAGAACGCTGCTTCGGCGGTCAAGACGATCTCGTCCCAGATCCCGGCGGAAGGTGGCGGGCTGCGCATTCGCGACACCGGCACCGAGACCGGGTTCGAGCTCGCGCTCGCTGCCGCCCCCGAACCGCAGGACGCGGTGGTGGAGACGTCGGGTGCTCGCGTCTTCGTGGACTCCGGTGCGACGGATGCCCTCGACGACAGGGTGCTCGATGCCGAGGTCGGCGACGACGGTTCGGTCCGTTTCGCCCTCGGTGTCCGGGGCTGA
- a CDS encoding helix-turn-helix transcriptional regulator — protein sequence MSTLVIDTERFQQLRNEQGLDTVQSLASALGVDKGTASRVLNGKAAPGPRFISSVLMTFPVKFEDVFTIVSEPGEQSSAATAAKDAA from the coding sequence ATGTCGACACTGGTGATCGACACGGAGCGCTTTCAGCAGCTGCGTAATGAGCAGGGCTTGGACACCGTTCAGAGCCTCGCGAGTGCGCTCGGCGTCGACAAGGGCACCGCATCTCGAGTGCTCAACGGCAAGGCCGCGCCTGGTCCGCGCTTCATCTCGTCCGTGCTGATGACCTTCCCCGTCAAGTTCGAGGACGTGTTCACGATCGTGTCGGAGCCGGGGGAGCAGTCGTCCGCCGCCACAGCCGCGAAGGATGCGGCATGA
- a CDS encoding DUF3263 domain-containing protein gives MSAVDAALATASNAPGITIGSGLTVADLLAFAAAHPDAAAAESDIIRELAVSPARYSQLLSRAIDRPEALVIDAVTTHALLRRREEIRGRRSALARASAAATASF, from the coding sequence ATGAGCGCCGTCGACGCCGCCCTCGCGACAGCATCGAATGCGCCGGGCATCACGATCGGATCCGGACTCACGGTCGCCGACCTCCTCGCGTTCGCGGCCGCACATCCTGACGCCGCGGCCGCGGAGAGCGACATCATCCGCGAGCTCGCAGTCAGCCCCGCCCGTTACTCGCAGCTACTCAGCCGGGCGATCGACCGACCCGAGGCGCTCGTCATCGACGCCGTCACTACCCATGCGCTGCTGCGCCGTCGCGAAGAGATCCGCGGACGTCGTTCCGCTCTGGCCCGCGCAAGCGCCGCGGCCACCGCCAGCTTCTGA
- a CDS encoding error-prone DNA polymerase: MGWHNPPVSWSELERALSDARRPRPVPAGADGGDSPAWSHKRGPYVPPAIERPEQVVPYAELHAHSSYSFLDGASSPEELVEQAERLGLHALAVTDHDGFYGSVRFAEAAESRRLQTVFGAELSLDLPAPQKGRPDPVGRHLLVLARGQEGYHRLAGALTRAQLRGAEKGRPVYDVAELAEQSGGPRDPQWAVFTGCRKGAVRQALALEGPAGAARELDLLIDLFGRDAVQVELIDHGDPHDTRTNDVLAALAVERRLPVVATGNVHYAVPERRLLAAAIAAVRANRSMDELDGWLPAHGGAFLRSGAEMAARFARYPGAVARSVALADELSFPLRKASPALPKLPVPEGHTLMSWLRQLVWDAVPRNYPNLTDDQRRRIERELEVIEMKDFPGYFLIVYGIVQEARRRGILCQGRGSAANSAVCYLLDITAVDAIAYNLPFERFLSSLRDEEPDIDVDFDSDRREEIIQWVYQKYGRERAAQVANVIQYRPKNAVRDMARALGFSPGQQDAWSKQVERWGASLESAPDHDIPDQVVAYATELLKAPRHLGIHSGGMVLTERPVGEVVPIEHARMPGRTVIQWDKDDAAWMGLVKFDLLGLGMLSALQYCFDLIQAATGETWELRSLPKEEAAVYDMLCRADSIGVFQVESRAQMGLLPRLQPRAFYDLVIEIALVRPGPIQGGAVHPFVRRKLGHEEVTYPHPDLIPVLERTKGIPVFQEQLMQMAMVVGDLSGEDADLMRRAMGSKRGQERIDSLKEKLYAGMERHGLVGEDADAIYRKIQAFANFGFAESHSLSFGLLVYASSWIKLHYPAAFLAGLLRAQPMGFYSPATLTADARRHGVEVRRPDVQLSAAQAGLEPLGDSTEPTGMDACRGPQPPVGLFDAAAPDESAAHRRDGAFAVRLGLGAVTGIGEKVAARIVAERDAEGPFRDMRDLVRRCDLSVAQLEALATAGAFDCFGLTRREAIWSAGTAAQDRAEFLPDTVMAVQPPLFPDPSSYETLAADLWATGISTDDHPLTHYRSALDARGVLTSREMRAHDSGRRIEVAGLVTHRQRPATASGITFLNLEDEHGLVNVICSTGVWNRYRRIVRDSPALIVRGILERSVEGVTNLVADAFEDLRVGISHRSRDFQ; encoded by the coding sequence ATGGGCTGGCACAATCCTCCCGTCTCGTGGTCGGAACTCGAACGGGCCCTCAGCGACGCGCGTCGGCCGAGGCCGGTTCCCGCCGGGGCGGACGGCGGCGACAGCCCGGCGTGGTCGCACAAGCGCGGCCCCTATGTGCCGCCGGCGATCGAGCGCCCCGAGCAGGTCGTTCCTTACGCCGAGTTGCACGCGCACTCGTCGTACTCGTTCCTCGACGGGGCGTCCTCGCCCGAGGAGCTCGTCGAGCAGGCGGAGCGACTGGGGCTGCACGCGCTGGCCGTCACCGACCATGACGGCTTCTACGGCTCGGTGCGTTTCGCAGAGGCGGCGGAGTCCCGCAGGCTGCAGACGGTGTTCGGTGCCGAGCTGTCGCTCGATCTGCCCGCCCCGCAGAAGGGTCGCCCCGATCCGGTCGGGCGTCATCTGCTGGTGCTCGCCCGCGGGCAGGAGGGGTACCACCGTCTCGCCGGTGCCCTCACCCGCGCCCAGCTGCGGGGAGCGGAGAAGGGGCGTCCGGTGTACGACGTGGCCGAGCTCGCCGAGCAGTCCGGCGGTCCGCGCGATCCGCAGTGGGCCGTGTTCACCGGATGCCGCAAGGGCGCCGTGCGACAAGCGCTCGCGCTCGAGGGTCCCGCGGGGGCGGCGCGCGAACTCGATCTGCTCATCGACCTGTTCGGACGGGATGCGGTCCAGGTCGAGCTCATCGATCACGGCGACCCGCACGACACCCGGACCAATGACGTGCTCGCTGCCCTCGCCGTCGAGCGTCGGCTTCCTGTCGTCGCGACCGGCAACGTGCACTACGCGGTGCCCGAGCGACGACTCCTGGCGGCGGCGATCGCCGCCGTGCGGGCGAATCGCAGCATGGACGAGCTCGACGGCTGGCTGCCGGCCCACGGTGGCGCTTTCCTGCGCTCGGGCGCTGAGATGGCCGCCCGCTTCGCCCGATACCCCGGCGCGGTCGCACGCAGTGTCGCCCTCGCCGACGAGCTCTCGTTCCCGCTGCGGAAGGCTTCGCCCGCGCTGCCCAAGCTTCCCGTTCCCGAGGGGCACACACTCATGTCGTGGCTGCGGCAACTGGTGTGGGATGCGGTGCCGCGCAACTATCCGAACCTCACCGACGACCAGCGTCGGCGCATCGAACGCGAGCTCGAGGTCATCGAGATGAAGGACTTCCCCGGGTACTTCCTCATCGTCTACGGCATCGTGCAGGAGGCCCGGCGGCGCGGCATCCTCTGCCAGGGTCGCGGCTCGGCGGCGAACAGCGCCGTCTGCTATCTGCTCGACATCACGGCGGTCGATGCGATCGCCTACAACCTGCCCTTCGAGCGGTTCCTGTCGAGTCTGCGCGACGAGGAGCCCGATATCGACGTCGACTTCGACTCCGATCGGCGCGAGGAGATCATCCAGTGGGTCTACCAGAAGTACGGGCGGGAGCGCGCCGCGCAGGTGGCCAACGTCATCCAGTACCGCCCCAAGAACGCCGTGCGCGACATGGCGCGGGCACTCGGGTTCTCACCCGGTCAGCAGGACGCCTGGTCGAAGCAGGTCGAGCGCTGGGGCGCGTCGCTCGAGAGCGCGCCCGACCATGACATCCCGGATCAGGTCGTGGCCTATGCGACCGAGCTGCTCAAGGCGCCGCGCCACCTCGGCATCCACTCCGGCGGCATGGTTCTCACCGAGCGGCCGGTGGGCGAGGTCGTGCCGATCGAGCACGCCCGGATGCCGGGGCGCACCGTCATCCAGTGGGACAAGGACGACGCCGCCTGGATGGGTCTGGTGAAGTTCGACCTGCTCGGGCTCGGAATGCTCTCCGCTCTCCAGTACTGCTTCGATCTGATCCAGGCGGCGACAGGGGAGACGTGGGAGCTGCGTTCCCTGCCGAAGGAGGAGGCGGCGGTCTACGACATGCTGTGCCGTGCCGATTCCATCGGCGTGTTCCAGGTCGAGTCGCGTGCGCAGATGGGGCTGCTGCCGCGCCTGCAGCCCCGGGCGTTCTACGACCTCGTGATCGAGATCGCCCTCGTCCGGCCAGGTCCCATCCAGGGCGGGGCGGTACATCCGTTCGTGCGGCGCAAGCTCGGCCATGAAGAGGTGACCTACCCGCATCCCGACCTCATCCCGGTGCTCGAGCGCACCAAAGGGATCCCCGTCTTCCAGGAGCAGTTGATGCAGATGGCGATGGTGGTGGGCGACCTCTCCGGCGAAGACGCCGACCTCATGCGCCGGGCGATGGGCTCCAAACGCGGTCAGGAGCGCATCGACTCGCTGAAGGAGAAGCTCTACGCCGGCATGGAGCGCCATGGCCTCGTCGGCGAGGATGCGGATGCGATCTACCGCAAGATCCAGGCGTTCGCGAACTTCGGGTTCGCCGAGTCGCACTCGCTCTCGTTCGGCCTCCTGGTCTACGCGAGCTCGTGGATCAAATTGCACTACCCGGCGGCGTTCCTCGCGGGGCTGCTGCGGGCGCAACCCATGGGCTTCTACTCACCCGCGACGCTGACCGCGGACGCCCGGCGCCACGGCGTCGAGGTGCGTCGGCCCGATGTGCAGCTCTCGGCCGCCCAGGCGGGACTCGAGCCGCTCGGAGACAGCACCGAGCCGACGGGGATGGATGCGTGCCGTGGTCCTCAGCCACCCGTGGGGCTCTTCGACGCGGCGGCTCCCGACGAGTCCGCTGCGCATCGCCGCGACGGTGCGTTCGCGGTGCGGCTGGGGCTCGGAGCGGTGACCGGCATCGGTGAGAAGGTCGCCGCACGCATCGTCGCCGAGCGCGACGCGGAGGGGCCGTTCCGCGACATGCGCGATCTGGTGCGCCGGTGCGACCTCTCCGTGGCGCAGCTGGAGGCGCTGGCCACGGCCGGTGCCTTCGACTGTTTCGGGCTGACTCGCCGCGAGGCCATCTGGTCGGCCGGCACCGCTGCGCAGGACCGGGCGGAGTTCCTCCCCGACACCGTCATGGCGGTGCAGCCGCCCTTGTTCCCCGACCCGTCGAGCTACGAGACGCTCGCTGCCGATCTGTGGGCGACCGGCATTTCCACCGACGATCATCCGCTGACCCACTACCGTTCCGCACTGGATGCGCGAGGAGTGCTGACCTCGCGCGAGATGCGCGCCCACGATTCGGGGCGGCGTATCGAGGTCGCGGGCCTCGTGACCCATCGCCAACGGCCGGCGACCGCATCCGGCATCACCTTCCTCAACCTCGAAGACGAGCACGGGCTGGTGAATGTGATCTGCTCGACCGGGGTGTGGAACCGATACCGGCGCATCGTGCGCGACTCGCCGGCGCTGATCGTGCGCGGGATTCTGGAGCGTTCGGTGGAGGGGGTCACCAACCTCGTGGCGGATGCGTTCGAGGATCTCCGCGTGGGGATCTCGCACCGCTCGCGTGACTTCCAATGA
- a CDS encoding ImmA/IrrE family metallo-endopeptidase, with amino-acid sequence MDEHILETLEILRVRVRVVDDLPDDRDGEYLHRRRIIRLRAGMARRLHRSVLAHECAHAVFADEPTMFGPRNALQERRADEWAALRLIDIDDYKLAERMHDGHAEAIAVDLDVTVDIVDAFRRILQRFGDTVYVRPRMGAGQWDHLEEVQV; translated from the coding sequence ATGGACGAGCACATCCTCGAGACGCTGGAGATCCTGCGCGTACGCGTTCGCGTCGTTGACGATCTGCCCGACGATCGCGATGGCGAGTATCTCCACCGACGCCGAATCATTCGCCTGCGCGCTGGCATGGCACGACGGCTACACCGAAGCGTCCTCGCGCATGAGTGTGCACACGCCGTCTTCGCAGACGAGCCGACCATGTTCGGGCCGCGCAATGCGCTGCAGGAACGTCGCGCCGACGAGTGGGCAGCGCTCCGACTCATCGACATCGACGACTACAAGCTCGCCGAGCGGATGCACGACGGACACGCGGAGGCGATCGCCGTCGACCTCGACGTCACCGTCGACATCGTGGACGCGTTCCGCCGCATCCTGCAGCGCTTCGGCGACACCGTCTATGTGCGGCCGCGCATGGGCGCCGGCCAGTGGGACCACCTCGAGGAAGTGCAGGTCTGA
- the poxB gene encoding ubiquinone-dependent pyruvate dehydrogenase: MAGNVAELFVRTLRHAGITRIWGLPGDSLNAFTDALRKDGGIEWLHARHEESAAFAAGAEAEITGELAVVAGSCGPGNLHFINGLFDAHRSRVPLLAIASHIPSAEIGSGYFQETHPQELFRECSHYAELVSDPAQLPWVLETAMRTAVEKRGVAVVVVPGDVFFADAPHRRPSAPIRATRPVVVPSASELEEAAAVLNAAGKVTILAGAGVAGSHDEVLALAGRLQAPIVHAFRGKEHIEYDNPYDVGMTGLLGFSSGYRAMEKCDALLMIGTDFPYRQFFPEKAKIVQIDIRGEQLGHRTPIDVGLVGDAGATASALLPLIDEGRKEHHLKESVEHYRKTRRELDGLANDDGKKPIHPQYVARLVDELAAPDAAFTADVGTPVIWAARYLHMTEQRRLLGSFTHGSMANALPQALGVQAVDRSRQVIALAGDGGLAMLMGDLLSIRQNDLPVKIVVFDNSALGFVEVEMKAAGIVNYGTDLHNPDFAAVAEAVGITGIRVESAADLEPALRRALADPGPVLVNVVVAREELSMPPSITAAQAKGFSLWALRTVLSGRGDELLDLADTNLWRRLFD, from the coding sequence ATGGCCGGAAACGTCGCAGAACTCTTCGTCCGCACTCTTCGTCACGCCGGGATCACCCGCATCTGGGGGTTGCCCGGCGACTCGTTGAACGCCTTCACGGATGCTCTCCGCAAGGACGGCGGCATCGAATGGCTGCACGCGCGGCACGAGGAGTCCGCGGCGTTCGCGGCAGGGGCCGAGGCGGAGATCACGGGGGAGCTCGCCGTCGTCGCAGGCAGCTGCGGTCCCGGCAACCTGCACTTCATCAACGGTCTCTTCGATGCGCACCGCTCGCGCGTGCCGCTGTTGGCGATCGCCTCCCACATCCCGTCCGCCGAGATCGGCAGCGGCTACTTCCAAGAGACGCACCCGCAGGAGCTCTTCCGCGAGTGCAGCCACTACGCCGAGCTTGTCTCGGACCCGGCTCAGCTGCCGTGGGTTCTCGAGACGGCGATGCGCACCGCAGTGGAGAAGCGCGGAGTGGCCGTCGTCGTCGTTCCGGGTGACGTCTTCTTCGCGGATGCTCCCCACCGGCGCCCGTCCGCACCGATCCGCGCCACGCGTCCCGTCGTCGTACCGTCCGCATCCGAGCTGGAAGAGGCTGCCGCCGTGCTGAACGCGGCGGGGAAGGTCACGATCCTCGCAGGCGCCGGGGTGGCGGGCTCCCACGATGAGGTGCTGGCGCTCGCCGGCCGTCTGCAGGCACCGATCGTGCACGCCTTCCGCGGCAAGGAGCACATCGAGTACGACAACCCCTACGATGTCGGGATGACGGGTCTGCTGGGCTTCTCCTCCGGCTACCGCGCCATGGAGAAGTGCGACGCGCTGCTGATGATCGGCACCGACTTCCCGTACCGGCAGTTCTTCCCCGAGAAGGCGAAGATCGTGCAGATCGACATCCGCGGCGAACAGCTGGGACACCGCACGCCCATCGACGTCGGGCTCGTGGGGGATGCGGGCGCGACCGCATCCGCTCTGCTGCCGCTGATCGACGAGGGCCGCAAGGAGCACCACCTGAAGGAGTCGGTCGAGCACTACCGCAAGACGCGGCGCGAGCTCGACGGGCTCGCGAACGACGACGGCAAGAAGCCGATCCACCCGCAGTACGTCGCGCGTCTCGTGGACGAGCTGGCGGCGCCGGACGCGGCCTTCACGGCGGATGTGGGCACGCCCGTCATCTGGGCGGCGCGCTATCTGCACATGACCGAGCAGCGCCGCCTGCTGGGCTCGTTCACGCACGGCTCGATGGCCAACGCCCTGCCGCAGGCGCTCGGTGTCCAGGCCGTCGACCGTTCCCGCCAGGTGATCGCGCTCGCCGGCGACGGTGGGCTGGCGATGCTCATGGGGGACCTGCTCTCGATCCGCCAGAACGATCTGCCGGTGAAGATCGTCGTGTTCGACAACTCCGCGCTGGGCTTCGTCGAGGTCGAGATGAAGGCGGCCGGAATCGTCAACTACGGCACGGACCTGCACAACCCCGACTTCGCGGCCGTGGCCGAGGCGGTCGGGATCACCGGCATCCGCGTCGAGAGCGCTGCCGACCTCGAGCCCGCGCTGCGGCGTGCGCTGGCCGATCCCGGTCCGGTGCTCGTGAACGTCGTGGTCGCCCGCGAGGAGCTGTCGATGCCGCCGTCGATCACCGCGGCGCAGGCCAAGGGCTTCTCGCTGTGGGCGTTGCGCACCGTGCTCTCCGGCCGCGGCGACGAACTGTTGGATCTGGCCGACACGAACCTCTGGCGTCGTCTGTTCGACTGA